From a region of the Impatiens glandulifera chromosome 4, dImpGla2.1, whole genome shotgun sequence genome:
- the LOC124934805 gene encoding ABC transporter C family member 12-like, whose protein sequence is MGFHPFVWYCWPEEYGGIWAQETDSTFGAYAPCGIDTLAITVTHLVLLGLCLYRIWLTLKSIKVQRYCLGSKIRNYVLGLLAGYCTVEPLLKLFMGISMYNLGEQTVLAPFEVVSFIIEAMAWCAMLVMLAIETKVYIKEFRWYVRFGVIYVLVGDAVMLSLILQVVDFFSRSIFYLYIGKLCVQASFGAFLLFYVPHLNPYPDYVPLWTESSDNGKYEILRDEDYICPERHVNIFSRIFFGWMTTLMKQGYKKPLRENDVWKLDVWDQTETLFARFHHCWCEELKKPKPRLLRALHCSLGGRFWLGGLFKIGSDLAQLMGPVLLNHLLKSMEKGDPTWVGYAYAFTMFINVSFGVLCEGQYFQNVWRVGFRIRSILVAAIFRKTLRLTHESRKNFSTGKTMNLMTTDANALQQVCQQLHNIWSSPFRITMAMILLYQQLGAASLFGCLILVMMFPLQTFIISKTRKLTKEGLQRTDKRVNLMSEILASMDTVKCYAWEKSFQSKVRCLRDDELSWFQKAQILAACNNFILNSIPVFVTVVSFGMFTVLGGDLTPSKAFTSLSLFQVLRFPLNMLPNLITQIVNSQVSLQRLEELLLSEERVLLRNPPPEPDFPAISIKNGYFSWDSKKVNPTLSDINLDIPVGSLVAIVGGTGEGKSSLISAILGEIPSVEDANVVIRGSVAYVPQISWIFNATVRDNILFGSDFDTSRYWKTIDVTALQHDLDLLPGRDLTEIGERGVNISGGQKQRVSMARAVYSNADVYIFDDPLSALDAHVGQQVFIKCIQEGLQGKTRVLVTNQLHFLPRVDKIILVSEGMIKEEGTFEELSRTGTLFKKLMANAGKMEEHVNSGEDYLSLEHKPVTSIANGMENGFPQSMASTNRRKEAKSVLIKQEERETGVVSFKVLTRYKGALGGSWPVMILLICYIMTEVLRILSSTWLSVWTKQSSSSSKGPGFYILIYAILSFGQVLVTLANSFWLIKSSLHAARRLHDSMLESILRAPMVFFHTNPIGRVINRFARDTGDIDRDVASFISSFMDKFCQLLSTFVLIAIVSTISLWAIMPLLILFHAAYLYYQTTSREVKRLDAITRSPVYAQFGEALNGLSTIRAYKAYDRMARISGISMDNNIRFTLANTSSNRWLNTRLESLGGVMIWLIATFAVMQNGSTDNQLAFASTMGLLLTYTLNITNLLSNVLRQASRAENSLNAVERAGTYIDLRPEAPAIIETNRPPLGWPSQGSITFEDVHLRYRPSLPPVLHGLTFHIKPNKKVGIVGRTGAGKSSMLNALFRIVEMERGKIVIDGCDISKIGLTDLRSVLSIIPQTPVLFSGTVRFNLDPFCEHNDVDLWEALERAHLKDVITKNAFGLDTEVLEGGENFSVGQRQLLSLARALLRRSKILVLDEATAAVDVGTDSLIQSTIREEFKSCTMLIIAHRLNTIIDSDWILVLESGKVLEYDTPKNLLSNEGSGFSKMVQSTGDANAEYLRSLAIGSSKDIINSVASSRWAAAAKFALISNLTSSHNSLQPFLVNDENNIFKRTKDAVVTLKEVLEGNHNEVINTTLEEHQLPTDGWWSSVYKVIEGLAMISRLSQNGVIIDESYNVLEDRPQNWEHVDKEIA, encoded by the exons ATGGGTTTTCATCCTTTTGTTTGGTATTGTTGGCCAGAGGAATATGGTGGTATTTGGGCACAGGAGACAGATAGCACTTTTGGTGCATATGCACCATGTGGGATTGATACCCTTGCAATCACTGTCACTCATTTAGTTCTTCTGGGATTATGTTTATATCGTATTTGGCTAACGCTGAAGAGCATTAAAGTGCAGAGGTATTGCCTAGGATCAAAGATCCGCAACTATGTGTTAGGTCTATTGGCTGGTTATTGTACTGTTGAGCCATTGCTCAAATTGTTCATGGGAATTTCAATGTATAATTTGGGTGAACAGACTGTTCTCGCCCCTTTTGAG GTGGTTTCTTTCATCATTGAAGCCATGGCCTGGTGTGCCATGTTAGTTATGCTTGCTATTGAGACTAAAGTATACATTAAAGAATTTCGTTGGTATGTCCGATTTggagttatttatgttttggtTGGTGATGCTGTCATGTTAAGCCTCATTCTTCAAGTGGTAGATTTCTTTTCGAG ATCTATCTTCTACCTGTATATTGGAAAACTATGTGTCCAG GCTTCTTTTGGTGCATTTCTTCTTTTCTATGTTCCTCATTTGAACCCTTATCCTGATTATGTCCCATTATGGACGGAGTCCTCTGATAATGgcaaatatgaaatattacGCGATGAAGACTATATTTGTCCAGAAAGGCATGTCAACATCTTTTCGA GAATATTCTTTGGTTGGATGACTACTCTCATGAAACAAGGGTATAAAAAGCCTCTCCGAGAGAATGATGTTTGGAAGCTAGATGTATGGGATCAAACTGAAACATTGTTCGCTAG GTTCCATCATTGCTGGTGTGAAGAATTAAAGAAACCCAAACCTCGGCTTTTGAGAGCTTTACACTGTAGTCTTGGAGGAAG GTTTTGGCTTGGAGGCCTTTTCAAA ATTGGTAGTGACCTGGCCCAATTGATGGGTCCAGTTTTATTGAACCATCTTTTAAAG TCAATGGAAAAAGGTGATCCAACATGGGTTGGTTATGCTTACGCCTTCACAATGTTTATTAATGTG TCATTTGGAGTGCTGTGTGAAGGTCAATATTTTCAGAATGTCTGGCGTGTTGGCTTCAGGATAAGATCTATACTG GTGGCTGCTATATTCCGCAAAACATTGAGACTAACCCATGAAAGCCGCAAGAACTTCTCAACGGGGAAAACAATGAATCTGATGACCACAGATGCTAATGCTCTTCAG CAAGTATGTCAACAACTTCACAACATATGGTCATCTCCATTTCGTATTACCATGGCTATGATTCTTCTATATCAGCAGTTAGGTGCTGCTTCACTATTTGGCTGTCTAATTTTGGTTATGATGTTCCCGTTACAG ACATTTATTATAAGCAAAACGCGAAAACTGACAAAAGAAGGACTTCAACGAACTGACAAGAGAGTCAACTTGATGAGTGAAATTTTGGCCTCAATGGACACTGTCAA ATGTTATGCATGGGAGAAAAGTTTCCAGTCAAAAGTTAGATGCTTGCGAGACGATGAATTATCATGGTTCCAGAAAGCACAAATTCTTGCAGCT TGCAACAACTTTATATTAAACAGCATCCCAGTTTTTGTTACTGTGGTATCATTTGGAATGTTCACTGTGCTTGGTGGAGATTTAACACCTTCAAAGGCTTTCACATCGCTTTCTCTATTTCAAGTTCTTCGATTTCCTCTAAACATGCTCCCCAATTTAATAACACAG ATTGTTAATTCACAAGTATCGTTGCAACGTTTGGAGGAACTACTTTTATCTGAAGAAAGAGTTCTTTTGCGTAATCCCCCTCCTGAACCTGATTTTCCTGCCATCTCAATCAAGAATGGATACTTCTCTTGGGATTCTAAG AAGGTGAACCCCACATTATCAGATATCAATTTGGACATACCCGTTGGGAGTCTTGTGGCAATTGTTGGTGGTACTGGTGAAGGAAAATCATCGCTTATATCTGCAATACTTGGAGAGATTCCTTCAGTAGAAGATGCAAATGTGGTCATTAGGGGGAGTGTGGCCTATGTTCCACAGATCTCCTGGATTTTCAATGCTACT GTACGTGATAACATATTATTTGGATCAGATTTTGATACTTCAAGATACTGGAAGACAATAGATGTAACAGCACTGCAACATGATCTTGATCTGCTGCCA GGCCGTGATCTAACTGAGATTGGTGAAAGAGGGGTCAACATTAGTGGGGGTCAAAAACAAAGAGTTTCGATGGCTAGGGCTGTGTATTCGAATGCAGATGTTTACATATTTGATGATCCCTTAAGTGCTCTTGATGCTCATGTTGGTCAGCAG gttttcattaaatgcattCAAGAAGGGTTGCAAGGAAAAACCAGGGTGCTTGTCACAAACCAGCTACATTTTCTTCCTAGggtagataaaataattttggtatctGAAGGAATGATCAAAGAAGAGGGAACTTTTGAGGAGTTATCTCGAACTGGCACACTTTTTAAAAAGCTTATGGCTAATGCGGGTAAAATGGAAGAACATGTGAATAGTGGGGAAGATTATCTCAGTCTTGAACATAAGCCTGTTACATCCATTGCTAATGGAATGGAGAATGGTTTTCCACAAAGCATGGCATCTACGAATAGAAGGAAAGAAGCTAAATCTGTTCTAATTAAGCAGGAGGAAAGAGAGACTGGTGTTGTCAGCTTTAAAGTTTTGACGAG GTATAAAGGTGCATTAGGAGGTTCATGGCCTGTCATGATACTCCTTATCTGCTACATAATGACAGAAGTTCTTCGGATTCTTAGTAGCACATGGTTAAGTGTTTGGACAAAGCAAAGCTCATCGAGCAGTAAAGGGCCTGGTTTCTATATCCTGATTTATGCTATTCTTTCCTTTGGGCAG GTACTCGTGACACTAGCAAATTCGTTTTGGTTGATAAAATCAAGTCTTCATGCGGCTAGAAGATTACACGACTCCATGTTGGAGTCCATCTTAAGGGCTCCCATGGTGTTTTTTCATACAAATCCCATTGGACGAGTAATCAATAGATTTGCACGAGACACGGGTGATATCGACCGGGATGTTGCCAGTTTCATTAGTTCGTTCATGGACAAATTTTGTCAGCTCCTATCGACATTTGTGCTAATTGCAATTGTCAGCACCATTTCGCTTTGGGCTATCATGCCGCTTCTGATTCTTTTTCATGCAGCATATTTATATTATCAG ACCACAAGCAGAGAAGTAAAACGCTTGGATGCCATCACTAGATCTCCTGTTTATGCTCAATTTGGAGAAGCATTGAATGGTTTGTCAACTATTCGTGCCTATAAAGCGTATGATCGAATGGCCAGAATTAGTGGGATATCTATGGATAATAATATTAGATTCACTCTTGCCAATACAAGTTCAAACCGCTGGCTTAACACAAGGCTGGAAAGCCTGGGAGGTGTTATGATATGGTTAATAGCAACCTTTGCTGTAATGCAGAATGGAAGTACAGACAACCAGTTAGCATTTGCATCAACAATGGGTTTGCTTCTCACTTACACACTTAATATCACAAATCTCCTGAGTAATGTTCTAAGACAAGCAAGCAGGGCTGAAAATAGTCTTAATGCTGTTGAACGTGCTGGCACATACATAGATTTGCGACCAGAAGCTCCAGCCATTATTGAAACTAATCGTCCACCACTTGGGTGGCCTTCTCAAGGAAGCATCACATTTGAAGATGTTCATCTCCGTTATCGGCCAAGTCTTCCACCTGTGCTACATGGGCTCACTTTCCATATCAAGCCAAACAAAAAAGTTGGAATTGTTGGAAGAACTGGTGCTGGAAAATCTAGCATGCTTAATGCTTTATTCCGGATTGTAGAAATGGAAAGAGGGAAAATTGTGATTGATGGTTGTGATATATCAAAGATTGGGTTGACAGACTTGCGTTCAGTTCTGAGTATTATACCACAAACACCAGTCCTTTTCTCAG GGACTGTTAGATTTAATCTGGATCCTTTCTGTGAGCACAATGATGTCGATCTCTGGGAGGCATTGGAGAGAGCTCATCTGAAGGATGTCATTACAAAGAATGCGTTTGGTCTGGATACTGAG GTCTTAGAGGGAGGGGAGAATTTTAGTGTTGGGCAAAGGCAATTGCTTAGTCTTGCTCGGGCATTGTTGCGCAGATCAAAGATTCTTGTTCTTGACGAAGCAACGGCTGCTGTTGATGTTGGAACAGACTCTCTTATACAAAGTACCATTAGAGAAGAGTTTAAATCTTGCACAATGCTCATCATCGCTCACCGCTTAAATACCATCATCGATAGTGACTGGATTCTGGTGTTAGAATCGGGAAAG GTATTAGAGTATGATACTCCAAAAAATCTATTGTCAAATGAAGGCAGTGGTTTCTCAAAGATGGTCCAGAGTACTGGAGATGCAAATGCAGAATATTTGCGAAGTTTAGCCATCGGAAGTAGTAAAGACATCATAAACTCTGTAGCCTCTTCGAGATGGGCTGCTGCAGCTAAATTCGCACTTATTTCGAACCTGACTTCTTCACATAATAGCCTTCAGCCCTTTTTAGTAAATGATGAAAATAACATCTTCAAGAGGACAAAGGATGCTGTAGTAACATTAAAAGAGGTTCTTGAGGGCAATCATAATGAAGTTATTAATACAACTTTGGAAGAGCACCAACTGCCGACAGATGGATGGTGGTCGTCTGTGTATAAAGTAATTGAAG GACTTGCTATGATAAGCAGATTGTCTCAAAATGGGGTAATAATAGATGAGTCTTACAATGTCTTGGAGGATAGACCACAAAATTGGGAACATGTTGACAAGGAGATAGCTTGA